The genomic window TAACGGAATTGTATTTGGAATTAATCTTCCTGAGGCAGATAATCCAGACCGACAGACTCTCGGAGAAGCACTATTAGCTGCAAAAATATCCTTCGGTTCGCAGCCGATGTTACCTATTGCTATAGGGTTTGGGATGTCCAACATTCCTGACGCCCCAATACTGATGATCGGCTCAAGGGCGCCTGTACTGCCATAACTTCCCACGAAAATAAGCAATAAAAGAGTAGCCCAGAATAGTCGATTCCGTTTATGGGTGTCAAGTGCGTTATAATCGCCATAATTTTGATGGCTTCTAGGCTGGAGATGAGGCCTCAACCGGCCCACTGACTCTGTCGGCAAGTGGCCCTAGAGCGTGTGTTCGAGTTGCTGGACCATGCCTCGAATCGTATCGAACCCTGATTGCCAGAAAGCCTCCGAAGTCATGTCGACTCCCACCTTGGCCAGGATAGTTTGCGGGGGTTCTGACCCACCGGTACTGAGGAGATCCAAATACTTGGGCACAAAGGACGCACCTTCCTCCTGATACATCCGATACAAGGCCAGGACGAGGAGATTCCCAAAACTGTACGCGTAGCAATAGAACGGGCTGGCGAATATGTGGGGGATGCTGAGCCATTCCCATCGAAACTCGTCGGGAACTTTGACGGCTTTCCCAAACTGTTGTCGCAGATCGGTCAAATAGGTCTGGGCCAAGTCCGTCACGGTCGAGCCTTGTGCAACCATCTCGTGCGCTCGATTCTCAAAGAGGACAAAATACGCTTGCCGGAGGACTGTCGCATAGATGTCATCCAATTGGTTTAGAAGGAGTCCCTGTCGCACGTTTGTGTTTGTTTCCTGTTGCATCAGCGAATCGGAGAGAATCCGCTCGCCAAAGACAGAGGCTGTTTCCGCCAAAGGCAGCGTAGAGTGGAACGTAAATACGGAATGGCGCTCCGCCAGCATGCCGTGCACAGCGTGACCAAGTTCATGGGCCATGGTTGCAATGTCACGGGCCTCACCAGTGAAATTCAAGAGGACGTAAGGAGTAAGAGCAGGCACGACGCTGTAGCAATAGGCTCCGCCAATCTTGCCTGATCTGGTCGGGGCGTCGAGATGTTGCTCATCAATGACACGGCGAGCGAGATCCGCGAACTTCGGCGAAAAGCCTCGATAGGCTTCGAGCACCATTCGGACGGCATCTTCGTAGCGATAGGTCTTTTGTTCTGTTCGATGAGGAGCATAGATGTGATACCGACTCATTGGCCGGATCTTGCAAAGGCGACCCTTGATGCGGAAGTATTCCTGAAAGATCTCACCGTTGCGGCGGCAGACGGCGAGCAGCGAATCCACGGCCTTGTCAGGGATATCATTGCCGAGATTGCGCGTGGCAATCGGTGTGGAGAATCGTCGAAGCTGGAGATTCTCCGACTTCCAGTCGTGTACAAGAGTTTTGTAAATCTCCCCCAGCAAATCATGCTGTCCAGCGAATACACGATAGAGCTCCCGATAGGCGGATTCGCGCAGGCGGGCGCTCGGATGGCGCAGATAGGCCGTTAGTTCCTCGCGCGTCAGCGCGAGCCGTTTGCCCTTCACTGTGAGGGTAAACGTCAAGCTGTTGGTCACGATGTCATACAGTTGATTGAGTGCACTACGGCCGGTGATGTTCTTGATATGAATGATCTTTTCTTCTGGTTCGCTCAGAGTGTGGGGCTGGTATCGGCGGATCGTTTCCAGGTGGTATCGGAGAGATCCCGTTCCTGCCATGAGCCGCCGTGCGTTATCCTGATCGACCCCTTGCCACCAGAGATCGAAGAACAAGAGACGATTACTAATGGCGGTCAGCCGTTCTTCCACTTTCGTTTTGAAGGAGCGGGCTTCGAGATTCTTGGTGTTCTCCGAGAACCAGAGATACGCATACGCTCCAAGGCGTGATGATGAATGTGCAATCTCCTGGCTGAGGTCGAGCAGCTGACGAAAATCTTCACGGGCCATCGTCGGGGCAAGTTTAGGACGCCAAGCCTCGAACCGTGAAACCTGGGCTTCAAGATCCGCGAGGTATGCGTCAAATTGACCAACAGGGTCTTTGACGAGATCTGCGAGGTTCCATCGGTCTGAACATGTCTGACCGGCCGCTTTGGATGACGTTCGACGCATGTGCTGGCGGCGAGACGAAGCAAGGGTCATGATGGTCATCTCCGTGAGGTGCTAATCCATTCTCTGTCATCATATCATTCCTGTTGGGTTGTACGAGCACAATTTCTCCGGCTGGTCGTGAGGGGAACTTCATCAAGGGTCTCGCAACAGGTATGATATCGAAGACGTTCGGACAAAATATGACTGGCCAGGAGCTCAATCGTGCAATTCAATATGTCACGGCGAGTACATCGTACAGTCGGGAGATTGTGGCAGAGATCCTGCGTACTGGGCTGGGCGAACTGACAGCGCTGGCAACTCAGAGCGCTCAGCGCTTTGAGCGCGAGCCCTTGCTGGAGTATGTGTCGCAGTGGACGATCAAACGCACCGGCCATCCAGAGCCGCTGGTTCGGGAAATCTTAGGCTGTGCCGGACGCTGGCTGGACGAGGTGTATGAAGAAATCTCGAAGCATCAGCCGGAATTGCTTCATGAGCCGTCGAAGGATGATGAAGGGGCCGAACCGGTGTGATCTATGGCAAGATGGCGACCACGGCGGACGGTGCGTGTAGTCTCTCGTTTCCACGAGTCGCAAGAAGGTCTTCGCGCATCGCTGCGGTCCGAAGAGCCGCAGCGGCTTTCCCGGCACGTCGAAGACAGCTATACCGCCCTTCGTCGACACTGTGTCGATCATTCCAGCCTTCTTTGTCTGGGGCGCCTCCTCAACCGATTAACCCATCACGATCCCGGTGTCCAAGAATCCGCATTAGCCGAACTCGAACTCGCCATACAACTGATTCGTGTGGGGACCAGGGTCAGGTTCCTGCCAGAATCCCAGGCGAGGACCGCCGATCTCGAATGTCATCTCGGCAGAGACTGCTTCTTTGTGGAAGTCACAGCCATGGTCGGCTCGGCAGAACGGCGACGGCTTCCCCTCCGTGGTCTGATGGATGAGGCGGAACAGGGGAAGGAGGAGGACCGCGGCGTGATTCTCGTCCATCGGATTCTCGCCAGGATTTCGCAGAAGGCCAAACAGTTCGCGGATTATTGCTACCCGGTGATTCTCAGCATCTCGATTCCGCGAGCAGATTTGAAAGGATTACGCCAGAGCAGGCGGGAGGAGATCAGGTTGGATCTCAAGAATCTTTCAGGGGCAGTTACGCTGCTGTTGCAGACGGTGCCGCATCTGAGCGCCGTGTTGATCGCCTTATGGGATGTCATGCCGCTGCCGGCACAGGCTGCAACCAGATTGGCCAATGTGGAGTTCGTAGAGCGGACGAAGTACCAGAAAGGATATCCACGAGTCCGCTTGCTGATTGAAAATCCCGGTGCCATGGCAGCGCTGACTGAACAACAGAGCGAAGCGTTCCGACAGCTTTTGTAATGCAATTCTCCGAACACAGACGTCCTCGTGAGGGAAACTGGAGAGGATGGTGTTTGACTAGGTCCGCAGGGAGCTGGCGAGTGCTTCGAGGTTCTTCGTCACCATGGCATCGCCGTTGTTGGTAGAGACGTTGATGCCGCTTGTGCACACCGCACGACATTCATCGATGCGTCCGAGTTTGTGAAGCGATTGGGCCAGTGCAAAATAGGCGGCAGAATAGCTGGGCTTGACCGTGACACATTGTTGGAGGGCCTTGGCGGCTTCGTCAAAATTCCCATCCTCCATATAGGCTTTCCCCAATCCGAACCAGGCCACATCGTCATTCGGATCGATTGCGAGAACTTTCTTTAATGGCTCGATTCGTGGATTGGGCATCGTTCCCCCTGGTGAACTCTGATCGACGGTACCACGCATCTCCGCTGATTGTCTATGCCGCTCATCGCGTGCTACGATTTCTTTTCGTTCCGGAGGACTGTTCTATGGGCAAGACTGGACTCGTTTACGATCCGCGCTACCTCGAGCACGATATGGGGATGGGACATCCTGAATCCCCAAATCGTCTTCGCTCGATCATGCAGCGGCTGGAGCAAAGCGGAACGCTCCAGCGGCTCATTCGGATTGAAGCTCGAAGAGCTGAAGACGAATGGATAACACAAATACATCAGCCGGGATACGTCGCGGCGCTGGCGAAACATGCACCGACACAAGGTCGCATCTCGCTCGATCCCGATACGTCCATGTCGCCGGGATCGTTGACCGCTGCTTATCTCGCAGCAGGTGGGACACTCGCCGCTGTCGATGCAATCATGAGTCGCCAGGTCGAGCATGTGTTCTGTGCGGTGCGTCCGCCCGGACATCACGCCGAAGCAGGTCGTGCGATGGGATTTTGCCTCTTCAACAATGTCGCGATCGCAGCCCGTTACGCGCAGAAGCGATACGCACTTCAAAGGGTTCTCATCGTTGATTGGGATGTGCATCACGGGAACGGCACGCAACATAGTTTTGAAGACGATCCCTCGATCCTGTTTTTTAGCACTCACCAATACCCCCACTATCCTGGGACGGGGCGTGGGACGGAGCGGGGCACCAGTGCTGGAGAGCAATTCACGATCAACGTGCCGATGGAGGCAGGTGAGGGAGATGAAGACTACCAGGCCGTTTTTAACAAAACGCTTGTTCCGGCAGCGGATAATTTCAAGCCGGACTTCGTGATGATTTCAGCCGGCTTTGATGCGCATAGAGACGATCCGCTTGCAAGTATGGGGTTGACGGAGGCCGGTTATGCAGATCTGACTGCGATCGTCGCCGGAATCGCCAAGCGATATGCTCACGGGAGAATTCTCTCGACGCTTGAGGGGGGATATAACCTGACGGCGCTGGCTGCCTCTGTCGACGCCCATCTCACAGCACTGTTGAACGCATGACCCGTGGACTCACAATCGGTCTTGGTGCGGCGCTTGCCGTCGGAGCGGTGTATGTCTATTACACCGAAATCAAGCCGGTTGTGATCTTCGGCTTGCGATCCGACTACGCCCATGCCATTCCTTTTCAAAAAATTCCTGCCGGACTCGACAGTCTCAAGGCCGAGTCCTGCGGCACCTGCCACCGCGAGATTTACGATGAGTGGAAGACGAGCATCCATGCGCACGCCTTCGCGGATCCGTTCTTTCAAGCATATTGGAAAAAAGACAAGAACATCTGGGTCTGTTTGAACTGCCATACACCGCTCGAGAACCAGCAGCCGACGCTCATCAAGGACATTCCTCGGGGGCGCGTCGAGAAGGCGATCGAGGAACCGAATCCCCGCTATGATCCGGAATACCAAAAGGAAGCCATCACCTGTGCCGCCTGCCATGTGCGTGACGGGATCATTTATGGGCCGTTCGAGGATTCAGCAGCCCCTCATCCGACAAAATTTGATCCCAACTTTCGTACGACGCAGATCTGCTATCGTTGTCACAACGTCGTATCCGGCCCGGCCCAGTTCTATAATGTGGCCCCCTGCGGCACCTATGCTGAATATGAAGGCAAGTTCTTCATGCGGGAGCGGGGTTTCATCTGCCAGAGCTGTCACATGCCGGAGATCGATCGACCGGTTGCTACAGATGGCCCGATTCGGCGTGGACGCCAGCATCTCTGGCGCGGAGGGCACGATCCGGACATGATCAAACGGGCCGTGGCGGTGCAGGTCAAGGCCGACCCACCGGATCCGAAGCCGGGCGAACAGGTGACCTTTACCCTGACGTTGATCAACGCCGGTGCCGGCCACAAGATTCCGACGGGGGACCCCGACAGGCATTTTACGATCGAGTTTCTGATCGAGGATCGCACGAAACAGGTGGTTCACCAGGAAAAGTCGACAATCGGACGATGGATTATGTGGCAACCGGTCGTTGCAGAGTTGTACGATAACCGGCTGCTGCCACTGGCCAGCCGCGAATACCGATTTGCCTATCGAATGCCGGCTGAATCTGAGGGCTTGGCCCTGAAGGCCCGCGTGCAGTACCATATCCTCACCGATGGGCAGCACGAGATGCTCCGTACGAAGTACGGATTGGCGGCCAATGATCCGTATCGATTCGAGATTTATGTCCGAGAGTTTCCGCTGGCCACGGATCTGGCGGACGTATTGAGCCGGGAGAGCAATCGACTGGCGACCGCCCTTGCTCAGCCGGAATCGGTGAGCTGTCGCGTGAAAGCTGATAGCTGATCAACAAAAGCTGATCGCAAGAAGGGGAGTACCATGACGCATCCGTTCTTGATCGATACTGAGACGCTCCAGAAAGGCTTGGGACAGCCGGGCCTCGTTGTCATCGACGTCCGCGGACGTGCGGCCTATGAATTCGGCGGTCACATTCCCGGTGCGATCAATTCCACCTGGCACGAGTACAGCGATCCCACTGCCGTCGCGAAGGGTGTGCTCGATCCCGATCTCGATCGCATGCGGCAGAAAATTCGTGCTCTGGGAATTAATGACGACAGTGAGATCGTGATTTACTCCAATCCCTTCGACAATTGGGGCGACGAAGGTCGCATGTTCTGGATGTTGGAGTATTTGGGACATCAGCACCTACGGATTCTCGACGGGGGATGGGTTAAGTGGGTGGAAGAGAGGCGCCCGTTTGAACATGGGCCTGTACGACCGAAACCGGGAAACTTTACGGTCAGGGTGAAGGCCGAAGTAATGGCCAACAAGGAAGAGGTGAAGCAGCTCGTTAAGCAGCCGAGGCCGGACACGGTGATCATCGATGCCCGTAGCCTCGAAGAATATCTTGGCAAGGAAATCTCGGGGATTCCACGTCCCGGGCATATCCCTTCGGCCATGCATATCGGATGGAACGGATTTTTGCAGCCTAACGCGACCGTCAAGGATGTCGAGGCGATCAAGGCCAGTCTGGACGAGAAAGGTCTTCACCCAGATCAAGCCGTGGTGTGCTATTGCACTGGCGGAGTTCGCTCGGCCTGGCTCTATTTTGTGCTAAAGCTTGCCGGTTATCGGAAGGTACGTAACTATCCCGGCTCGTGGTGGGAATGGAGCCGGGACTTTGCCTGTCCGGTGGAAAAGGATTTTAAAGGCTTGCAGAAGGTACTGGGTCTTGTCGATGAGGCAGCCCGGCCTTCTTGACAGGCAAAAAATGCCTGTGTAAGGTGAATCAAGTTCTCGGGACTTTTCGTTATCATCGTCCATTTCACCCTGCCAATCTCAACCACGGAGGAGGGACTCATGAGAATTCAACGCGGAGCACTTGTTGTCGCGGCGGTCGCAGCACTGGTCGGCGTACCGCTACTCGGTGGGCTGGCCTTGGCCGACAATAAGCATGTGAGCGAAGCGCTCGAACATGCGAAGGAAGCCGTGTCTCATGGGAAACAAGGCCATGCCGATGCCCTCGTAAAACATGCGGAGGGGGCGCTTAAGCATGCAGAGGCGGCCCAGAAGGATGTGAAGAATCCGCACTTGGACGAAGGTGTCAAAGAACTCCAGGCAGCCGTCGAGCATGGGAAGGCCGGTCATGCGGATGTGGCGACCAAACATGCTGAGGGAGCCGTCACGCATCTGTCCGAAGTGAAGTAACTAATCAGACCAGAAGCGAGTTCAACGGGCAGGGGAGTTCCCCCTGCCCGTTGTTGTCTGAAGAGGTTCCAAACGTGCGAGTCGGGTACTATCAAAATAATCCGCGGTTCGGGGAAGTCGCCCAGAACCTCGATCAGATCGAGGCGAAGCTCGAACAGGCTGAAGCAGACCTGCTCGTCCTGCCCGAGTTCTGTGTGTCCGGCTACCAGTTTGCCTCCCGCGAGGAGGTGCGACAACTCTCGGAACCGGTCCCCCATGGCCCGACGACTAGGCGCCTGCTCGACATCGCAAAGAAGCGTCGCATGGTGATTGTCGCAGGACTTCCAGAGCAGGCAGGAGCAGCCTCGTATAACTCGGCGGTCGTCGTCAGTCCGTCTGGCTTCCTCGGCTGTTATCGCAAAACTCACCTCTTTTTCGAAGAGACGTTGTTTTTTACCCCGGGTGATACGGGATTCCAGGTATGGGACATCGGGCCGGCCAAGATTGGGGTCATGGTGTGTTTCGATTGGTACTACCCCGAATCGGCACGGACACTTGCGCTGAAGGGAGCCGAGATTCTCTGTCATCCGTCGAATTTGGTCCTACCGAATTGCCCGGACTCCATGCCGGTTCGATGTCTGGAGAATCGTGTGTTCGCCGTGACCTGTAATCGGATCGGGACTGAAGCGCGCGGAGGTAAAGATCCATTGGTCTATATCGGCAACAGCGAAGTCGTCACTCCTCGGGGCACGATTTTGCATCGTGCCCCACGAGATCAGGAAGAACTCTGCATCGTCGAGATCGACCCAGCGGACGCGCGAAATAAATCCGTCACCCGGTACAATGATCTCTTGCGCGA from Nitrospiraceae bacterium includes these protein-coding regions:
- a CDS encoding M3 family oligoendopeptidase, yielding MTIMTLASSRRQHMRRTSSKAAGQTCSDRWNLADLVKDPVGQFDAYLADLEAQVSRFEAWRPKLAPTMAREDFRQLLDLSQEIAHSSSRLGAYAYLWFSENTKNLEARSFKTKVEERLTAISNRLLFFDLWWQGVDQDNARRLMAGTGSLRYHLETIRRYQPHTLSEPEEKIIHIKNITGRSALNQLYDIVTNSLTFTLTVKGKRLALTREELTAYLRHPSARLRESAYRELYRVFAGQHDLLGEIYKTLVHDWKSENLQLRRFSTPIATRNLGNDIPDKAVDSLLAVCRRNGEIFQEYFRIKGRLCKIRPMSRYHIYAPHRTEQKTYRYEDAVRMVLEAYRGFSPKFADLARRVIDEQHLDAPTRSGKIGGAYCYSVVPALTPYVLLNFTGEARDIATMAHELGHAVHGMLAERHSVFTFHSTLPLAETASVFGERILSDSLMQQETNTNVRQGLLLNQLDDIYATVLRQAYFVLFENRAHEMVAQGSTVTDLAQTYLTDLRQQFGKAVKVPDEFRWEWLSIPHIFASPFYCYAYSFGNLLVLALYRMYQEEGASFVPKYLDLLSTGGSEPPQTILAKVGVDMTSEAFWQSGFDTIRGMVQQLEHTL
- a CDS encoding sulfurtransferase, whose translation is MTHPFLIDTETLQKGLGQPGLVVIDVRGRAAYEFGGHIPGAINSTWHEYSDPTAVAKGVLDPDLDRMRQKIRALGINDDSEIVIYSNPFDNWGDEGRMFWMLEYLGHQHLRILDGGWVKWVEERRPFEHGPVRPKPGNFTVRVKAEVMANKEEVKQLVKQPRPDTVIIDARSLEEYLGKEISGIPRPGHIPSAMHIGWNGFLQPNATVKDVEAIKASLDEKGLHPDQAVVCYCTGGVRSAWLYFVLKLAGYRKVRNYPGSWWEWSRDFACPVEKDFKGLQKVLGLVDEAARPS
- a CDS encoding tetratricopeptide repeat protein, which gives rise to MPNPRIEPLKKVLAIDPNDDVAWFGLGKAYMEDGNFDEAAKALQQCVTVKPSYSAAYFALAQSLHKLGRIDECRAVCTSGINVSTNNGDAMVTKNLEALASSLRT
- a CDS encoding nitrilase-related carbon-nitrogen hydrolase, encoding MRVGYYQNNPRFGEVAQNLDQIEAKLEQAEADLLVLPEFCVSGYQFASREEVRQLSEPVPHGPTTRRLLDIAKKRRMVIVAGLPEQAGAASYNSAVVVSPSGFLGCYRKTHLFFEETLFFTPGDTGFQVWDIGPAKIGVMVCFDWYYPESARTLALKGAEILCHPSNLVLPNCPDSMPVRCLENRVFAVTCNRIGTEARGGKDPLVYIGNSEVVTPRGTILHRAPRDQEELCIVEIDPADARNKSVTRYNDLLRDRRESLYK
- the smbP gene encoding small metal-binding protein SmbP; its protein translation is MRIQRGALVVAAVAALVGVPLLGGLALADNKHVSEALEHAKEAVSHGKQGHADALVKHAEGALKHAEAAQKDVKNPHLDEGVKELQAAVEHGKAGHADVATKHAEGAVTHLSEVK
- a CDS encoding multiheme c-type cytochrome, which produces MTRGLTIGLGAALAVGAVYVYYTEIKPVVIFGLRSDYAHAIPFQKIPAGLDSLKAESCGTCHREIYDEWKTSIHAHAFADPFFQAYWKKDKNIWVCLNCHTPLENQQPTLIKDIPRGRVEKAIEEPNPRYDPEYQKEAITCAACHVRDGIIYGPFEDSAAPHPTKFDPNFRTTQICYRCHNVVSGPAQFYNVAPCGTYAEYEGKFFMRERGFICQSCHMPEIDRPVATDGPIRRGRQHLWRGGHDPDMIKRAVAVQVKADPPDPKPGEQVTFTLTLINAGAGHKIPTGDPDRHFTIEFLIEDRTKQVVHQEKSTIGRWIMWQPVVAELYDNRLLPLASREYRFAYRMPAESEGLALKARVQYHILTDGQHEMLRTKYGLAANDPYRFEIYVREFPLATDLADVLSRESNRLATALAQPESVSCRVKADS
- a CDS encoding histone deacetylase → MNSDRRYHASPLIVYAAHRVLRFLFVPEDCSMGKTGLVYDPRYLEHDMGMGHPESPNRLRSIMQRLEQSGTLQRLIRIEARRAEDEWITQIHQPGYVAALAKHAPTQGRISLDPDTSMSPGSLTAAYLAAGGTLAAVDAIMSRQVEHVFCAVRPPGHHAEAGRAMGFCLFNNVAIAARYAQKRYALQRVLIVDWDVHHGNGTQHSFEDDPSILFFSTHQYPHYPGTGRGTERGTSAGEQFTINVPMEAGEGDEDYQAVFNKTLVPAADNFKPDFVMISAGFDAHRDDPLASMGLTEAGYADLTAIVAGIAKRYAHGRILSTLEGGYNLTALAASVDAHLTALLNA